In Salmo salar chromosome ssa03, Ssal_v3.1, whole genome shotgun sequence, a single genomic region encodes these proteins:
- the mybpc2a gene encoding myosin binding protein Ca isoform X8: MPEAKKPEAEPEEIAAKTDKAAAAPADKEARSAIEEGSECRDELPDDETVPGGQSELTGLFVERPESTTVIKGKNVTFVAKVDSSDLLRKPNMKWLKGKWLDLGSKAGKHVQFKEAYDRNSKVYTYEMSIIKVVEGDAGGYRCEVTSKDKCDSCTFEVTVEAVQEEQPANILDAFKRSGDAGEDAGDLDFSALLKKREKKARDEPKEDVDVWEILKDAKPCDYEKIAFDYGITDLRGLLKRLKKMKKVEPKKSDAFLKKLEQCYSVDKGKRTQMHVELHDPNVQVKWLKNGVEIKPSAKYVFECVGNKRTLTINKCNLSDDAAYECVVGEEKSFTEVFVKEPPVTITKLLDDVHVVVGEKVEFECEVSEEGANVKWMKDGVELTKDGKIRIKKDGKKHTLVINEATIEDIGMYYVYTNGGESKGELEVEAKELEVLQSIADLSVKACEQAMFKCEVSDEKVVGKWFKDGVEVKPGNRIKMSHIGRIHKLTIDDVKPQDEGNYTFVPEGYALSLSAKLNFIEIKIEYVPRQDPPKIHLDTSSTGSKNTIVVVAGNKLRLDVEITGEPVPTVCWMKGDTVISEAEGRVRVETRTTLSSFVIEGAERPDEGQYSIIVTNPAGEDRAELTVKIVDVPNPPENVRCMGVGEDTATITWDPPKFDGGAPIKGYLMERKKQGSSRWTKLNFEVFESTTYEAKKMIEGVFYEMRVFAVNGIGISQPSGNSKPFMPIAPTSEPTRLTVEDVTDSTCALKWRPPERVGAGGVDGYIIEWCKEGEDNWVAANKEPVDKNTYRVKGLPTGEKLLFRVVAMNIAGRSPPCTMKQSVTIREIMEYPKIRLPRQLRTKFIRKVGEKINLVIPFQGKPRPVVNWLKDGEPLENKSVGIRTSDFDTILFIRSAERDHSGTYTLSVQIDNMQDKADIHIQIVDKPGPPINVMVTDVWGFNAALEWKPPKDTGNTDITGYTIQKADKKTQGWFTVYEHNRRPSCTASDLVMGNEYSFRVFSENICGLSDEVAFSKNTAIIGKTDLEYNKPAFKERDMSSSPKFTAPLVDRVVVAGYSTAISCAVRAYPKAKIVWMKNKMIIGEDPKFLMQNNQGVLTLNIRKPSQFDGGKYSCKAINDLGEDEVECRLEVRVLKEKKEGDEEKK, from the exons CTGCCAAGACAGATAAGGCTGCAGCAGCACCTGCTG ataagG AAGCCCGGTCTGCTATAGAGG AGGGAAGTGAGTGCAGAGATG AATTGCCCGATGATG AGACTGTCCCAGGGGGGCAGTCCGAGCTGACCGGACTATTTGTAGAGAGGCCAGAGAGCACTACAGTAATCAAAG GGAAGAACGTCACATTTGTGGCTAAAGTGGACTCATCTGACCTGCTGAGGAAGCCCAACATGAAATGGCTGAAAGGGAAGTGGCTGGACCTGGGCAGCAAGGCTGGCAAGCACGTGCAGTTTAAAGAGGCCTATGACAGGAACTCCAAG GtctacacatatgagatgagcatcATCAAAGTAGTGGAAGGAGACGCAGGTGGCTACCGCTGTGAGGTCACCTCCAAAGACAAGTGTGACAGCTGTACATTTGAAGTCACAGTGGAAG CCGTACAAGAAGAGCAGCCCGCCAACATCCTGGATGCCTTCAAGCGATC gggagatgcaggagaggatgcAGGTGACCTGGACTTCAGTGCCCTCCTCAAAAAAAG gGAAAAAAAGGCGAGGGACGAGCCCAAAGAGGATGTGGATGTGTGGGAGATCCTGAAGGATGCTAAGCCATGTGACTATGAGAAGATTGCCTTTGACTATGGCATCACAGACCTCAGGGGCCTACTCAAGAGACTGAAGAAGATGAAGAAGGTGGAACCCAAGAAGAGTGATG CCTTCCTGAAGAAGCTAGAGCAATGTTACTCCGTGGACAAGGGCAAGAGGACCCAGATGCATGTTGAGCTCCATGACCCCAACGTTCAGGTCAAATGGCTGAAGAACGGAGTGGAGATCAAACCCTCCGCCAA GTATGTGTTTGAGTGCGTGGGCAACAAACGGACACTCACCATCAACAAGTGCAACCTGTCTGACGATGCAGCCTATGAGTGTGTGGTGGGAGAGGAGAAGAGCTTCACTGAAGTCTTTGTCAAAG AGCCCCCAGTCACCATCACCAAGCTGCTGGACGATGTGCATGTCGTGGTGGGAGAGAAGGTGGAGTTTGAGTgtgaggtgtcagaggaaggagcCAACGTCAAATG gatgaaagatggagttgagcTGACCAAGGATGGGAAGATCAGGATAAAGAAGGATGGGAAGAAACACACTCTGGTCATCAATGAAGCAACCATAGAGGACATCGGGATGTACTATGTTTACACTAACGGGGGAGAATCCAAAGGAGAACTGGAAGTGGAAG CCAAGGAGCTGGAGGTTCTGCAGAGTATAGCTGACCTGTCGGTGAAGGCGTGTGAACAGGCCATGTTCAAGTGTGAGGTGTCTGATGAGAAGGTGGTGGGAAAATGGTTCAAGGACGGTGTGGAGGTCAAACCCGGCAACCGCATCAAGATGTCACACATCGGAAG GATCCACAAGCTGACGATTGATGACGTGAAGCCGCAGGACGAAGGAAACTACACCTTTGTCCCTGAAGGATACGCACTCTCCCTCTCCGCTAAACTCAACTTCAttg AAATCAAGATCGAATATGTTCCACGCCAAG ACCCTCCCAAAATCCACCTGGACACCAGTAGCACGGGCAGCAAGAACACCATTGTTGTGGTGGCTGGCAACAAGCTCCGCCTTGATGTGGAGATCACAGGAGAGCCTGTCCCCACTGTGTGCTGGATGAAAGGAGACACT GTGATATCGGAGGCGGAGGGCAGAGTGAGGGTGGAGACCAGGACCACTCTGAGCAGCTTTGTCATTGAGGGGGCGGAGAGGCCAGACGAAGGCCAGTACTCCATCATAGTGACCAACCCAGCCGGAGAGGACAGGGCTGAGCTCACCGTCAAGATCGTTG ATGTGCCTAACCCTCCAGAGAACGTCAGATGTATGGGAGTTGGCGAGGACACAGCCACCATTACATGGGATCCCCCCAAATTTGACGGGGGTGCGCCCATCAAAG GCTACCTGATGGAGAGGAAGAAGCAGGGTTCCTCCAGGTGGACCAAGCTGAACTTTGAGGTGTTTGAGTCAACCACGTACGAGGCCAAGAAGATGATTGAGGGTGTTTTTTATGAGATGAGAGTGTTTGCTGTCAACGGGATCGGGATCTCCCAGCCCAGCGGCAACTCAAAGCCCTTCATGCCCATCG ctcctACCAGTGAGCCCACTCGTCTGACGGTGGAGGATGTGACAGACAGCACCTGTGCCCTGAAGTGGCGTCCTCCAGAGAGGGTTGGAGCAGGGGGCGTTGACGGGTACATAATCGAGTGGTGCAAAGAAGGAG AGGATAACTGGGTGGCAGCCAATAAGGAGCCAGTGGACAAGAACACGTACCGTGTGAAGGGGCTGCCAACAGGAGAGAAGCTCTTGTTCAGAGTGGTGGCTATGAACATCGCTGGACGCAGCCCCCCCTGCACCATGAAACAGTCTGTCACCATCAGAGAGATCATGG AGTACCCAAAGATCCGCCTGCCTCGCCAGCTAAGAACCAAGTTCATCAGGAAAGTGGGCGAGAAGATCAACCTGGTCATCCCCTTCCAG ggGAAGCCTCGCCCTGTGGTCAACTGGTTGAAAGACGGTGAGCCCCTGGAGAATAAATCGGTGGGCATCCGCACCAGTGACTTTGACACCATCCTGTTCATTCGCTCGGCAGAAAGGGACCACTCTGGGACGTACACCCTGTCTGTCCAGATAGACAACATGCAGGACAAGGCTGACATACACATCCAGATCGTAG ACAAGCCAGGTCCTCCTATAAATGTGATGGTAACAGATGTGTGGGGCTTCAACGCTGCTCTGGAGTGGAAGCCCCCCAAAGACACAGGCAACACTGATATCACCGGCTACACCATCCAGAAGGCTGACAAGAAGACCCAG GGTTGGTTCACAGTGTATGAGCACAACCGCCGGCCCAGCTGCACAGCATCTGACCTGGTCATGGGGAACGAGTACTCCTTCCGTGTGTTCAGTGAGAACATCTGTGGCTTGAGCGATGAGGTAGCCTTCAGCAAGAACACTGCCATCATAGGCAAAACAG ATCTGGAATACAACAAACCAGCCTTCAAAGAGAGGGACATGAGCAGCTCCCCCAAGTTTACAGCTCCCCTAGTGGACAGGGTTGTCGTTGCAGGCTACAGTACTGCCATCAGCTGTGCTGTCCGGGCCTACCCTaag GCTAAGATAGTGTGGATGAAGAACAAGATGATCAT
- the mybpc2a gene encoding myosin binding protein Ca isoform X7 gives MPEAKKPEAEPEEIAAKTDKAAAAPADKGAILLIQFIPQNQPAAEEGSECRDETVPGGQSELTGLFVERPESTTVIKGKNVTFVAKVDSSDLLRKPNMKWLKGKWLDLGSKAGKHVQFKEAYDRNSKVYTYEMSIIKVVEGDAGGYRCEVTSKDKCDSCTFEVTVEAVQEEQPANILDAFKRSGDAGEDAGDLDFSALLKKREKKARDEPKEDVDVWEILKDAKPCDYEKIAFDYGITDLRGLLKRLKKMKKVEPKKSDAFLKKLEQCYSVDKGKRTQMHVELHDPNVQVKWLKNGVEIKPSAKYVFECVGNKRTLTINKCNLSDDAAYECVVGEEKSFTEVFVKEPPVTITKLLDDVHVVVGEKVEFECEVSEEGANVKWMKDGVELTKDGKIRIKKDGKKHTLVINEATIEDIGMYYVYTNGGESKGELEVEAKELEVLQSIADLSVKACEQAMFKCEVSDEKVVGKWFKDGVEVKPGNRIKMSHIGRIHKLTIDDVKPQDEGNYTFVPEGYALSLSAKLNFIEIKIEYVPRQDPPKIHLDTSSTGSKNTIVVVAGNKLRLDVEITGEPVPTVCWMKGDTVISEAEGRVRVETRTTLSSFVIEGAERPDEGQYSIIVTNPAGEDRAELTVKIVDVPNPPENVRCMGVGEDTATITWDPPKFDGGAPIKGYLMERKKQGSSRWTKLNFEVFESTTYEAKKMIEGVFYEMRVFAVNGIGISQPSGNSKPFMPIAPTSEPTRLTVEDVTDSTCALKWRPPERVGAGGVDGYIIEWCKEGEDNWVAANKEPVDKNTYRVKGLPTGEKLLFRVVAMNIAGRSPPCTMKQSVTIREIMEYPKIRLPRQLRTKFIRKVGEKINLVIPFQGKPRPVVNWLKDGEPLENKSVGIRTSDFDTILFIRSAERDHSGTYTLSVQIDNMQDKADIHIQIVDKPGPPINVMVTDVWGFNAALEWKPPKDTGNTDITGYTIQKADKKTQGWFTVYEHNRRPSCTASDLVMGNEYSFRVFSENICGLSDEVAFSKNTAIIGKTDLEYNKPAFKERDMSSSPKFTAPLVDRVVVAGYSTAISCAVRAYPKAKIVWMKNKMIIGEDPKFLMQNNQGVLTLNIRKPSQFDGGKYSCKAINDLGEDEVECRLEVRVLKEKKEGDEEKK, from the exons CTGCCAAGACAGATAAGGCTGCAGCAGCACCTGCTG ataagG GTGCAATACTACTTATTCAGTTCATCCCCCAAAACCAGCCTGCTGCAGAGG AGGGAAGTGAGTGCAGAGATG AGACTGTCCCAGGGGGGCAGTCCGAGCTGACCGGACTATTTGTAGAGAGGCCAGAGAGCACTACAGTAATCAAAG GGAAGAACGTCACATTTGTGGCTAAAGTGGACTCATCTGACCTGCTGAGGAAGCCCAACATGAAATGGCTGAAAGGGAAGTGGCTGGACCTGGGCAGCAAGGCTGGCAAGCACGTGCAGTTTAAAGAGGCCTATGACAGGAACTCCAAG GtctacacatatgagatgagcatcATCAAAGTAGTGGAAGGAGACGCAGGTGGCTACCGCTGTGAGGTCACCTCCAAAGACAAGTGTGACAGCTGTACATTTGAAGTCACAGTGGAAG CCGTACAAGAAGAGCAGCCCGCCAACATCCTGGATGCCTTCAAGCGATC gggagatgcaggagaggatgcAGGTGACCTGGACTTCAGTGCCCTCCTCAAAAAAAG gGAAAAAAAGGCGAGGGACGAGCCCAAAGAGGATGTGGATGTGTGGGAGATCCTGAAGGATGCTAAGCCATGTGACTATGAGAAGATTGCCTTTGACTATGGCATCACAGACCTCAGGGGCCTACTCAAGAGACTGAAGAAGATGAAGAAGGTGGAACCCAAGAAGAGTGATG CCTTCCTGAAGAAGCTAGAGCAATGTTACTCCGTGGACAAGGGCAAGAGGACCCAGATGCATGTTGAGCTCCATGACCCCAACGTTCAGGTCAAATGGCTGAAGAACGGAGTGGAGATCAAACCCTCCGCCAA GTATGTGTTTGAGTGCGTGGGCAACAAACGGACACTCACCATCAACAAGTGCAACCTGTCTGACGATGCAGCCTATGAGTGTGTGGTGGGAGAGGAGAAGAGCTTCACTGAAGTCTTTGTCAAAG AGCCCCCAGTCACCATCACCAAGCTGCTGGACGATGTGCATGTCGTGGTGGGAGAGAAGGTGGAGTTTGAGTgtgaggtgtcagaggaaggagcCAACGTCAAATG gatgaaagatggagttgagcTGACCAAGGATGGGAAGATCAGGATAAAGAAGGATGGGAAGAAACACACTCTGGTCATCAATGAAGCAACCATAGAGGACATCGGGATGTACTATGTTTACACTAACGGGGGAGAATCCAAAGGAGAACTGGAAGTGGAAG CCAAGGAGCTGGAGGTTCTGCAGAGTATAGCTGACCTGTCGGTGAAGGCGTGTGAACAGGCCATGTTCAAGTGTGAGGTGTCTGATGAGAAGGTGGTGGGAAAATGGTTCAAGGACGGTGTGGAGGTCAAACCCGGCAACCGCATCAAGATGTCACACATCGGAAG GATCCACAAGCTGACGATTGATGACGTGAAGCCGCAGGACGAAGGAAACTACACCTTTGTCCCTGAAGGATACGCACTCTCCCTCTCCGCTAAACTCAACTTCAttg AAATCAAGATCGAATATGTTCCACGCCAAG ACCCTCCCAAAATCCACCTGGACACCAGTAGCACGGGCAGCAAGAACACCATTGTTGTGGTGGCTGGCAACAAGCTCCGCCTTGATGTGGAGATCACAGGAGAGCCTGTCCCCACTGTGTGCTGGATGAAAGGAGACACT GTGATATCGGAGGCGGAGGGCAGAGTGAGGGTGGAGACCAGGACCACTCTGAGCAGCTTTGTCATTGAGGGGGCGGAGAGGCCAGACGAAGGCCAGTACTCCATCATAGTGACCAACCCAGCCGGAGAGGACAGGGCTGAGCTCACCGTCAAGATCGTTG ATGTGCCTAACCCTCCAGAGAACGTCAGATGTATGGGAGTTGGCGAGGACACAGCCACCATTACATGGGATCCCCCCAAATTTGACGGGGGTGCGCCCATCAAAG GCTACCTGATGGAGAGGAAGAAGCAGGGTTCCTCCAGGTGGACCAAGCTGAACTTTGAGGTGTTTGAGTCAACCACGTACGAGGCCAAGAAGATGATTGAGGGTGTTTTTTATGAGATGAGAGTGTTTGCTGTCAACGGGATCGGGATCTCCCAGCCCAGCGGCAACTCAAAGCCCTTCATGCCCATCG ctcctACCAGTGAGCCCACTCGTCTGACGGTGGAGGATGTGACAGACAGCACCTGTGCCCTGAAGTGGCGTCCTCCAGAGAGGGTTGGAGCAGGGGGCGTTGACGGGTACATAATCGAGTGGTGCAAAGAAGGAG AGGATAACTGGGTGGCAGCCAATAAGGAGCCAGTGGACAAGAACACGTACCGTGTGAAGGGGCTGCCAACAGGAGAGAAGCTCTTGTTCAGAGTGGTGGCTATGAACATCGCTGGACGCAGCCCCCCCTGCACCATGAAACAGTCTGTCACCATCAGAGAGATCATGG AGTACCCAAAGATCCGCCTGCCTCGCCAGCTAAGAACCAAGTTCATCAGGAAAGTGGGCGAGAAGATCAACCTGGTCATCCCCTTCCAG ggGAAGCCTCGCCCTGTGGTCAACTGGTTGAAAGACGGTGAGCCCCTGGAGAATAAATCGGTGGGCATCCGCACCAGTGACTTTGACACCATCCTGTTCATTCGCTCGGCAGAAAGGGACCACTCTGGGACGTACACCCTGTCTGTCCAGATAGACAACATGCAGGACAAGGCTGACATACACATCCAGATCGTAG ACAAGCCAGGTCCTCCTATAAATGTGATGGTAACAGATGTGTGGGGCTTCAACGCTGCTCTGGAGTGGAAGCCCCCCAAAGACACAGGCAACACTGATATCACCGGCTACACCATCCAGAAGGCTGACAAGAAGACCCAG GGTTGGTTCACAGTGTATGAGCACAACCGCCGGCCCAGCTGCACAGCATCTGACCTGGTCATGGGGAACGAGTACTCCTTCCGTGTGTTCAGTGAGAACATCTGTGGCTTGAGCGATGAGGTAGCCTTCAGCAAGAACACTGCCATCATAGGCAAAACAG ATCTGGAATACAACAAACCAGCCTTCAAAGAGAGGGACATGAGCAGCTCCCCCAAGTTTACAGCTCCCCTAGTGGACAGGGTTGTCGTTGCAGGCTACAGTACTGCCATCAGCTGTGCTGTCCGGGCCTACCCTaag GCTAAGATAGTGTGGATGAAGAACAAGATGATCAT
- the mybpc2a gene encoding myosin binding protein Ca isoform X5: protein MPEAKKPEAEPEEIAAKTDKAAAAPADKADGVTDEGSECRDELLSDSEELPDDETVPGGQSELTGLFVERPESTTVIKGKNVTFVAKVDSSDLLRKPNMKWLKGKWLDLGSKAGKHVQFKEAYDRNSKVYTYEMSIIKVVEGDAGGYRCEVTSKDKCDSCTFEVTVEAVQEEQPANILDAFKRSGDAGEDAGDLDFSALLKKREKKARDEPKEDVDVWEILKDAKPCDYEKIAFDYGITDLRGLLKRLKKMKKVEPKKSDAFLKKLEQCYSVDKGKRTQMHVELHDPNVQVKWLKNGVEIKPSAKYVFECVGNKRTLTINKCNLSDDAAYECVVGEEKSFTEVFVKEPPVTITKLLDDVHVVVGEKVEFECEVSEEGANVKWMKDGVELTKDGKIRIKKDGKKHTLVINEATIEDIGMYYVYTNGGESKGELEVEAKELEVLQSIADLSVKACEQAMFKCEVSDEKVVGKWFKDGVEVKPGNRIKMSHIGRIHKLTIDDVKPQDEGNYTFVPEGYALSLSAKLNFIEIKIEYVPRQDPPKIHLDTSSTGSKNTIVVVAGNKLRLDVEITGEPVPTVCWMKGDTVISEAEGRVRVETRTTLSSFVIEGAERPDEGQYSIIVTNPAGEDRAELTVKIVDVPNPPENVRCMGVGEDTATITWDPPKFDGGAPIKGYLMERKKQGSSRWTKLNFEVFESTTYEAKKMIEGVFYEMRVFAVNGIGISQPSGNSKPFMPIAPTSEPTRLTVEDVTDSTCALKWRPPERVGAGGVDGYIIEWCKEGEDNWVAANKEPVDKNTYRVKGLPTGEKLLFRVVAMNIAGRSPPCTMKQSVTIREIMEYPKIRLPRQLRTKFIRKVGEKINLVIPFQGKPRPVVNWLKDGEPLENKSVGIRTSDFDTILFIRSAERDHSGTYTLSVQIDNMQDKADIHIQIVDKPGPPINVMVTDVWGFNAALEWKPPKDTGNTDITGYTIQKADKKTQGWFTVYEHNRRPSCTASDLVMGNEYSFRVFSENICGLSDEVAFSKNTAIIGKTDLEYNKPAFKERDMSSSPKFTAPLVDRVVVAGYSTAISCAVRAYPKAKIVWMKNKMIIGEDPKFLMQNNQGVLTLNIRKPSQFDGGKYSCKAINDLGEDEVECRLEVRVLKEKKEGDEEKK, encoded by the exons CTGCCAAGACAGATAAGGCTGCAGCAGCACCTGCTG ataagG CAGATGGTGTTACAGATG AGGGAAGTGAGTGCAGAGATG AGCTCTTGTCAGATTCAGAAG AATTGCCCGATGATG AGACTGTCCCAGGGGGGCAGTCCGAGCTGACCGGACTATTTGTAGAGAGGCCAGAGAGCACTACAGTAATCAAAG GGAAGAACGTCACATTTGTGGCTAAAGTGGACTCATCTGACCTGCTGAGGAAGCCCAACATGAAATGGCTGAAAGGGAAGTGGCTGGACCTGGGCAGCAAGGCTGGCAAGCACGTGCAGTTTAAAGAGGCCTATGACAGGAACTCCAAG GtctacacatatgagatgagcatcATCAAAGTAGTGGAAGGAGACGCAGGTGGCTACCGCTGTGAGGTCACCTCCAAAGACAAGTGTGACAGCTGTACATTTGAAGTCACAGTGGAAG CCGTACAAGAAGAGCAGCCCGCCAACATCCTGGATGCCTTCAAGCGATC gggagatgcaggagaggatgcAGGTGACCTGGACTTCAGTGCCCTCCTCAAAAAAAG gGAAAAAAAGGCGAGGGACGAGCCCAAAGAGGATGTGGATGTGTGGGAGATCCTGAAGGATGCTAAGCCATGTGACTATGAGAAGATTGCCTTTGACTATGGCATCACAGACCTCAGGGGCCTACTCAAGAGACTGAAGAAGATGAAGAAGGTGGAACCCAAGAAGAGTGATG CCTTCCTGAAGAAGCTAGAGCAATGTTACTCCGTGGACAAGGGCAAGAGGACCCAGATGCATGTTGAGCTCCATGACCCCAACGTTCAGGTCAAATGGCTGAAGAACGGAGTGGAGATCAAACCCTCCGCCAA GTATGTGTTTGAGTGCGTGGGCAACAAACGGACACTCACCATCAACAAGTGCAACCTGTCTGACGATGCAGCCTATGAGTGTGTGGTGGGAGAGGAGAAGAGCTTCACTGAAGTCTTTGTCAAAG AGCCCCCAGTCACCATCACCAAGCTGCTGGACGATGTGCATGTCGTGGTGGGAGAGAAGGTGGAGTTTGAGTgtgaggtgtcagaggaaggagcCAACGTCAAATG gatgaaagatggagttgagcTGACCAAGGATGGGAAGATCAGGATAAAGAAGGATGGGAAGAAACACACTCTGGTCATCAATGAAGCAACCATAGAGGACATCGGGATGTACTATGTTTACACTAACGGGGGAGAATCCAAAGGAGAACTGGAAGTGGAAG CCAAGGAGCTGGAGGTTCTGCAGAGTATAGCTGACCTGTCGGTGAAGGCGTGTGAACAGGCCATGTTCAAGTGTGAGGTGTCTGATGAGAAGGTGGTGGGAAAATGGTTCAAGGACGGTGTGGAGGTCAAACCCGGCAACCGCATCAAGATGTCACACATCGGAAG GATCCACAAGCTGACGATTGATGACGTGAAGCCGCAGGACGAAGGAAACTACACCTTTGTCCCTGAAGGATACGCACTCTCCCTCTCCGCTAAACTCAACTTCAttg AAATCAAGATCGAATATGTTCCACGCCAAG ACCCTCCCAAAATCCACCTGGACACCAGTAGCACGGGCAGCAAGAACACCATTGTTGTGGTGGCTGGCAACAAGCTCCGCCTTGATGTGGAGATCACAGGAGAGCCTGTCCCCACTGTGTGCTGGATGAAAGGAGACACT GTGATATCGGAGGCGGAGGGCAGAGTGAGGGTGGAGACCAGGACCACTCTGAGCAGCTTTGTCATTGAGGGGGCGGAGAGGCCAGACGAAGGCCAGTACTCCATCATAGTGACCAACCCAGCCGGAGAGGACAGGGCTGAGCTCACCGTCAAGATCGTTG ATGTGCCTAACCCTCCAGAGAACGTCAGATGTATGGGAGTTGGCGAGGACACAGCCACCATTACATGGGATCCCCCCAAATTTGACGGGGGTGCGCCCATCAAAG GCTACCTGATGGAGAGGAAGAAGCAGGGTTCCTCCAGGTGGACCAAGCTGAACTTTGAGGTGTTTGAGTCAACCACGTACGAGGCCAAGAAGATGATTGAGGGTGTTTTTTATGAGATGAGAGTGTTTGCTGTCAACGGGATCGGGATCTCCCAGCCCAGCGGCAACTCAAAGCCCTTCATGCCCATCG ctcctACCAGTGAGCCCACTCGTCTGACGGTGGAGGATGTGACAGACAGCACCTGTGCCCTGAAGTGGCGTCCTCCAGAGAGGGTTGGAGCAGGGGGCGTTGACGGGTACATAATCGAGTGGTGCAAAGAAGGAG AGGATAACTGGGTGGCAGCCAATAAGGAGCCAGTGGACAAGAACACGTACCGTGTGAAGGGGCTGCCAACAGGAGAGAAGCTCTTGTTCAGAGTGGTGGCTATGAACATCGCTGGACGCAGCCCCCCCTGCACCATGAAACAGTCTGTCACCATCAGAGAGATCATGG AGTACCCAAAGATCCGCCTGCCTCGCCAGCTAAGAACCAAGTTCATCAGGAAAGTGGGCGAGAAGATCAACCTGGTCATCCCCTTCCAG ggGAAGCCTCGCCCTGTGGTCAACTGGTTGAAAGACGGTGAGCCCCTGGAGAATAAATCGGTGGGCATCCGCACCAGTGACTTTGACACCATCCTGTTCATTCGCTCGGCAGAAAGGGACCACTCTGGGACGTACACCCTGTCTGTCCAGATAGACAACATGCAGGACAAGGCTGACATACACATCCAGATCGTAG ACAAGCCAGGTCCTCCTATAAATGTGATGGTAACAGATGTGTGGGGCTTCAACGCTGCTCTGGAGTGGAAGCCCCCCAAAGACACAGGCAACACTGATATCACCGGCTACACCATCCAGAAGGCTGACAAGAAGACCCAG GGTTGGTTCACAGTGTATGAGCACAACCGCCGGCCCAGCTGCACAGCATCTGACCTGGTCATGGGGAACGAGTACTCCTTCCGTGTGTTCAGTGAGAACATCTGTGGCTTGAGCGATGAGGTAGCCTTCAGCAAGAACACTGCCATCATAGGCAAAACAG ATCTGGAATACAACAAACCAGCCTTCAAAGAGAGGGACATGAGCAGCTCCCCCAAGTTTACAGCTCCCCTAGTGGACAGGGTTGTCGTTGCAGGCTACAGTACTGCCATCAGCTGTGCTGTCCGGGCCTACCCTaag GCTAAGATAGTGTGGATGAAGAACAAGATGATCAT